From one Saprospiraceae bacterium genomic stretch:
- a CDS encoding SDR family oxidoreductase → MRLQDKVILITGSTTGIGKAIALKCVQEGAKVVIHGLEENLGNEVLAILGKDNATLLIDDLANEEAAGHLVSLAIERFGKLDAVVNNAALVISSNIDTTDLPLFRKVMEVNMLAPYHLIQTALPYLIQQKGCVLNIGSVNAYSGEPNLLAYSVSKGALMTLTRNLGDTLYRENGVRVNQINPGWVLTENEILRKRAHGLDDDWYRNIPSVYAPSGRIIYPSEIAAAAIYWLGDESGPISGQVVELEQHPFIGRNPPKDTTTIPPPK, encoded by the coding sequence ATGCGTCTTCAAGATAAAGTCATCCTCATCACAGGAAGCACTACGGGTATTGGCAAGGCTATCGCCCTTAAATGTGTTCAGGAAGGTGCCAAAGTAGTCATCCATGGACTTGAAGAAAACCTGGGAAATGAGGTATTAGCTATTTTAGGAAAAGACAATGCTACATTACTCATAGATGATCTGGCCAATGAAGAAGCTGCGGGTCATCTCGTGAGCCTGGCAATAGAACGATTTGGAAAACTGGATGCAGTCGTTAATAATGCTGCCCTGGTCATATCCTCCAATATTGATACCACAGATCTACCTTTGTTTAGAAAAGTGATGGAAGTCAATATGCTGGCCCCTTATCATCTTATTCAAACTGCGCTACCATATTTGATACAACAAAAAGGGTGTGTACTGAATATTGGCTCAGTCAATGCATATTCCGGGGAACCCAATCTTTTGGCTTATAGTGTGTCCAAAGGAGCGCTCATGACTTTGACCCGCAACCTTGGAGATACCCTCTATCGTGAAAATGGTGTCAGGGTCAATCAAATCAACCCTGGTTGGGTACTTACTGAAAATGAGATCTTACGCAAGCGGGCACACGGACTGGACGATGATTGGTACAGAAATATTCCATCGGTATATGCTCCCTCCGGCAGGATCATTTATCCATCTGAGATTGCTGCGGCGGCGATCTATTGGTTAGGCGATGAATCCGGACCCATCAGTGGCCAGGTAGTAGAGCTTGAACAACATCCCTTCATAGGTCGAAATCCCCCAAAAGACACTACTACGATTCCCCCTCCAAAATAA
- a CDS encoding single-stranded DNA-binding protein, with the protein MINKVTLIGNLGRDPEIKHFEGGSSVAKFSLATNENYRDKNGEWKTETEWHDIVAWRHLAERAVKDLHKGSMVYIEGKLTHRKWQDKDGQDRYSTEIVANVLRSLEKREGGPNRGFGENFPSSESAPAHRAEGDSYQQSSKDAPASDNDDLPF; encoded by the coding sequence ATGATCAATAAAGTAACCCTCATAGGAAATCTTGGTCGAGATCCTGAAATCAAACATTTTGAAGGCGGTTCTTCTGTCGCAAAATTTTCTTTAGCTACCAATGAAAATTATAGAGATAAAAATGGCGAATGGAAAACTGAAACAGAATGGCACGATATCGTAGCATGGAGGCATCTGGCTGAAAGAGCAGTCAAGGATCTTCACAAAGGGAGTATGGTATACATTGAAGGCAAGCTCACCCATAGAAAATGGCAAGATAAGGATGGCCAGGATAGGTATTCCACAGAAATAGTAGCCAATGTGCTTAGATCCCTTGAAAAAAGAGAAGGCGGCCCAAACAGAGGCTTTGGAGAGAATTTCCCTTCCTCTGAATCTGCACCCGCTCACAGAGCTGAAGGAGATAGTTATCAACAAAGTTCTAAAGATGCTCCCGCAAGTGACAACGATGATTTGCCTTTCTAA
- a CDS encoding single-stranded DNA-binding protein, with product MNTPINTQVELSGYMGKAPLLKIYDSGVKRATLILYTYFYHTDPAGKQKSTIKWQRIIAWGRTADQVSRMLHKGDKVRIQGKLQFYTVNLKNGKTREQEEIILDQFSIELKSSETTSLRA from the coding sequence ATGAACACTCCGATTAATACTCAAGTCGAACTCAGCGGATATATGGGTAAAGCTCCACTGCTTAAAATATACGACAGTGGAGTTAAAAGGGCCACCCTTATTTTGTACACCTATTTTTATCACACCGACCCTGCAGGCAAGCAAAAAAGCACCATCAAATGGCAAAGAATCATTGCCTGGGGCAGGACTGCGGATCAAGTCTCCAGGATGTTACACAAAGGGGATAAAGTCCGCATACAGGGGAAACTACAATTCTACACGGTCAACCTCAAAAATGGCAAAACGAGGGAGCAGGAAGAGATCATTTTGGATCAATTTTCCATTGAATTAAAATCTTCCGAAACCACAAGCCTCCGAGCCTGA
- a CDS encoding PepSY-like domain-containing protein: MSLIAFFSGSLIPAMFVFTVQPPSEVKVAFEHRFANISDLKWHKENNHEYEASFKIAGAEYSANFDHTGKWLETESAIEFDQLPEKVKAAFNASYPGAKVKESAKIESYDGGTHYEVEFRRGGKTIELIYNPDGSLEKA, translated from the coding sequence ATGAGTTTAATTGCTTTTTTCTCCGGCAGTCTTATACCTGCTATGTTCGTTTTTACAGTCCAACCTCCATCAGAAGTTAAGGTTGCCTTTGAGCATAGGTTTGCAAATATTTCTGACTTAAAATGGCATAAAGAGAACAATCACGAATACGAAGCTTCATTTAAAATAGCTGGTGCGGAATATTCTGCCAATTTCGATCATACAGGCAAATGGTTAGAAACTGAAAGTGCCATTGAGTTTGATCAGCTACCTGAAAAAGTCAAAGCGGCATTTAATGCATCTTACCCTGGAGCCAAGGTCAAAGAGAGCGCCAAAATCGAATCTTATGATGGAGGGACTCACTACGAAGTAGAATTCAGACGAGGTGGTAAAACTATAGAACTGATCTATAACCCTGACGGTAGCCTGGAAAAAGCTTGA
- a CDS encoding TIM barrel protein, translating into MPRLAVFPKAYMQALCKDGSMTVSEWIKLACELDVDGLEWYAGFLEMNDENNWARFKSEVQSMGKCIPMMCCSPDFTHPDPAFRKSEILKQKKWIDMAHALGASYCRVLSGQRRPEISVTHGIEWTVECIKTCLPYATERGITLNIENHYKDDFWVYPEFAQKMDIFCQIVDAINEPGFGVNFDPSNTYLAGEDPMSLLYRISPRVVTMHASDRYLLSGTLEDLRKEEAGTVGYAGRLSHGEIGKGLNDYDAIFTELKRVEFDGWISIEDGVDGMDQLRRSVEFLRNKMNQYWG; encoded by the coding sequence ATGCCTCGATTAGCTGTATTTCCCAAAGCATATATGCAAGCTTTATGCAAAGATGGGTCTATGACAGTATCTGAATGGATTAAGCTCGCCTGCGAGCTTGATGTAGATGGCCTCGAATGGTATGCTGGATTTTTAGAAATGAACGATGAAAATAATTGGGCTCGATTCAAATCAGAAGTTCAATCTATGGGCAAATGTATTCCCATGATGTGTTGCTCGCCTGATTTCACCCATCCTGATCCTGCTTTTCGTAAAAGTGAAATCCTAAAACAAAAAAAGTGGATAGATATGGCTCACGCATTAGGAGCTTCGTATTGCCGGGTTTTGTCCGGCCAGCGCAGACCAGAAATATCGGTGACCCATGGGATAGAATGGACTGTAGAATGTATTAAAACCTGCTTACCCTATGCTACAGAGCGGGGTATCACGCTCAATATAGAAAATCATTATAAAGACGATTTTTGGGTATATCCTGAATTCGCTCAGAAAATGGATATCTTCTGTCAAATCGTAGATGCTATAAATGAACCGGGATTTGGTGTAAACTTTGACCCGAGCAATACTTACCTGGCAGGTGAGGATCCCATGAGCTTATTATATCGTATTTCGCCACGGGTAGTGACCATGCATGCCAGCGACCGTTATCTTCTCTCAGGTACCTTAGAGGATTTGCGCAAAGAAGAAGCAGGGACAGTAGGTTATGCCGGCAGATTGAGTCATGGCGAAATAGGCAAAGGATTAAACGATTATGATGCTATTTTCACTGAACTCAAAAGAGTAGAATTTGATGGATGGATCAGTATAGAAGATGGCGTAGATGGGATGGATCAGCTGAGGCGCAGTGTTGAATTTTTGAGAAATAAAATGAATCAGTATTGGGGTTAA
- a CDS encoding nuclear transport factor 2 family protein, with translation MSKKLVFFLSILLSYGNYITAQTSDDQAVAEAVEKLRKVMITPDEVILKSLAADDLVYVHSSGTVRNKQGFVDEFMKGWSVFKSIKLENQSITLAGDAAVVRHRLTGDFLHNNIDEKIDIIILMVWQKQQGQWKLLARQAAKIPK, from the coding sequence ATGTCTAAAAAGCTAGTTTTCTTCCTATCTATTCTACTAAGCTACGGCAATTATATAACTGCCCAGACTTCGGACGATCAGGCTGTCGCCGAAGCCGTCGAAAAGCTCCGGAAAGTAATGATCACTCCGGATGAAGTCATCCTGAAAAGTCTCGCTGCTGATGATCTCGTCTATGTCCATTCCAGCGGGACAGTGAGGAATAAACAAGGGTTTGTAGATGAGTTTATGAAAGGATGGTCCGTTTTTAAATCGATCAAGTTGGAAAACCAATCGATCACATTAGCAGGCGATGCTGCCGTCGTAAGACACCGGCTCACTGGTGATTTTTTACATAATAATATCGATGAGAAGATAGATATTATCATCCTGATGGTGTGGCAAAAACAACAGGGTCAATGGAAGTTATTGGCGCGTCAAGCAGCCAAAATACCGAAATGA
- a CDS encoding single-stranded DNA-binding protein — protein MENVTNKVLLSGHLGQEPIIKQFESKTASGKNNKMASFSLATDESYPGTHGNRIENTQWHKLVAWGEQAQKVESLLHKGMKVSLEGKLSNRSYTAKDGSTRYTTEIILTQFEVITKTEKNNSHDDANQSN, from the coding sequence ATGGAAAACGTAACGAACAAAGTCCTATTATCTGGACACCTGGGACAGGAACCGATCATCAAACAATTTGAGTCAAAAACGGCTTCTGGCAAAAACAATAAGATGGCCAGCTTTTCACTGGCTACTGACGAATCCTATCCGGGCACACATGGAAACAGGATTGAAAATACACAATGGCACAAACTGGTAGCATGGGGTGAGCAAGCGCAAAAGGTAGAATCTCTTTTACACAAAGGGATGAAGGTATCACTGGAAGGTAAGCTTAGTAACAGATCCTACACGGCCAAAGATGGTTCTACCCGTTATACGACAGAGATCATCTTGACACAATTTGAGGTCATAACCAAAACGGAAAAAAACAATTCCCATGATGATGCCAACCAATCAAATTAA
- a CDS encoding pyridoxal-phosphate dependent enzyme, producing MELQSIPLPSALQRIDFDFPFSLMVKRDDLIHPQVSGNKYRKLQGILDHVQSNNIKGVLTFGGAFSNHIYATAAAAAAYGLESIGIIRGEDDDANPTLRFVRANGMKLFFVPRSEYSLKLDSILVRSIINQYRHLQVIPEGGDDPLAYDGLGMVITEMIDQGHNPDYLVVAAGTGTTAVGLLKALKKYQLDTKLLIFPALKHQGLHKDIIKKAGVDSSQAIYCDQYHFGGYARATEELIEFMNNFLKVTGIPLDPVYNAKLVYGLYQMGKEKWFKPADRVIWLHTGGIQGSVAYNYLALKKNRIAPLMIDL from the coding sequence ATGGAGTTACAGTCAATACCATTACCAAGCGCTTTGCAGCGGATTGATTTTGATTTTCCCTTTTCATTAATGGTGAAGCGGGATGATCTGATCCATCCGCAAGTATCAGGTAATAAATACCGGAAACTCCAGGGCATTCTGGATCATGTACAATCAAATAACATAAAAGGCGTCCTCACTTTCGGTGGAGCATTTAGCAATCATATCTATGCCACTGCAGCCGCTGCGGCTGCCTATGGACTGGAAAGTATAGGTATCATCCGAGGGGAAGATGATGACGCAAATCCTACATTGAGATTCGTCAGAGCTAATGGGATGAAGTTATTTTTTGTGCCACGGTCAGAGTATAGTCTTAAACTTGATTCAATCCTAGTCAGGTCGATTATAAATCAATACCGACATCTTCAAGTCATCCCGGAAGGTGGTGATGACCCTCTGGCTTATGATGGATTAGGGATGGTGATAACAGAAATGATTGATCAAGGGCATAATCCGGATTATCTTGTAGTAGCAGCAGGAACCGGGACTACCGCCGTTGGGCTGCTCAAAGCCCTTAAAAAGTATCAGCTGGATACCAAACTTTTGATTTTTCCAGCTTTAAAACATCAGGGTCTTCATAAGGACATCATAAAGAAAGCTGGTGTAGATTCAAGTCAGGCTATTTATTGTGATCAATACCATTTCGGAGGATATGCCCGGGCTACAGAGGAGCTGATTGAATTTATGAATAATTTTTTAAAAGTCACCGGCATTCCACTAGATCCGGTCTACAATGCAAAACTCGTATATGGACTCTATCAAATGGGGAAAGAAAAATGGTTTAAGCCAGCAGATCGGGTGATCTGGTTGCATACAGGTGGTATCCAGGGAAGCGTAGCTTATAATTATCTTGCATTGAAGAAAAACAGGATTGCCCCTTTAATGATCGATCTTTAA
- a CDS encoding serine/threonine dehydratase, with protein sequence MLSIHDIESAKKRIDSYIHRTPVMSSSLLNSWLGHEIFFKVECVQKIGAFKARGACNAIAWLREQHIPVKQVVANSSGNHAQAVAWAASRFGIDSTIYMPAYTSKVKVQATAAYGAKTVLLETRAMVDEQVRLAAEAKDTYWIHPYNHEQVITGQGTATLEAIQDLGEVDAVLAPCGGGGLLSGTLIAAHGASPKAKVIGAEPLNANDAAQSLRMGSIQSLTATPDTLADGAMTPFVGNITFEYLKLLDEMYEIEEERIVYWTQWLSHLLKIRVEPTSALPMEAAYQWLKKQVGKKKVLIILSGGNVDQATELKIWSKNYLDQLPGQY encoded by the coding sequence ATGCTATCTATCCATGATATTGAATCGGCTAAAAAACGTATAGATTCATACATTCACCGCACCCCGGTGATGTCTTCTTCGTTATTAAACTCCTGGTTGGGACATGAGATCTTTTTTAAAGTGGAATGCGTGCAAAAAATCGGTGCATTCAAAGCAAGGGGTGCTTGCAATGCCATTGCCTGGCTCAGAGAACAACACATTCCTGTGAAACAAGTCGTAGCTAATAGCTCTGGCAATCATGCCCAGGCCGTAGCTTGGGCCGCCAGCCGGTTTGGTATTGATTCTACCATATATATGCCGGCTTATACCTCTAAGGTGAAAGTTCAGGCCACTGCTGCCTACGGTGCAAAAACAGTATTACTCGAGACCCGGGCTATGGTAGACGAACAGGTAAGGCTGGCCGCAGAAGCAAAAGATACTTATTGGATACATCCTTATAATCATGAACAGGTCATCACCGGCCAGGGTACAGCTACGCTGGAAGCAATTCAGGATCTAGGTGAGGTAGATGCTGTTTTGGCGCCTTGTGGGGGAGGAGGACTGTTGTCCGGTACATTGATTGCAGCCCATGGAGCTTCGCCAAAAGCTAAGGTGATTGGAGCAGAACCTCTAAATGCCAATGATGCAGCTCAGTCACTTCGTATGGGTAGTATCCAATCTTTGACTGCTACCCCCGATACGCTGGCCGATGGTGCGATGACTCCTTTCGTAGGAAATATCACCTTTGAATATCTCAAACTCCTGGATGAAATGTACGAGATCGAAGAAGAACGCATCGTGTACTGGACGCAGTGGCTCAGCCATCTGTTGAAAATAAGAGTTGAACCTACCAGTGCCTTACCAATGGAGGCGGCATACCAATGGTTGAAAAAACAAGTCGGCAAGAAAAAAGTACTCATCATCTTGTCAGGGGGAAATGTAGATCAGGCTACAGAATTGAAGATTTGGAGCAAAAACTATTTAGATCAATTGCCTGGTCAATACTGA
- a CDS encoding orotidine 5'-phosphate decarboxylase: MKPIVQISLDIIELDEALSTASMALRAGVDWLEAGTPLILAEGLHGVRALRAAFPAIPIVADLKTMDGGYLEAEMMARAGATHVVVMARAHEETIRCVVKAGRDFGIKVMGDNLGCPDMVEAAIMLEDLGCDFIVHHIGYDERRGIAARGHRMPSPLDQLREVVQAVKIPVQAVGGLSIEQAILCPTYGAPLVVLGAPLTIDADTFKTAKGDLESSLRLICEKIHAYS, from the coding sequence ATGAAGCCTATCGTTCAAATATCTTTAGACATTATCGAACTGGACGAAGCTTTGAGCACTGCCTCCATGGCCTTGCGCGCGGGAGTTGATTGGTTAGAGGCCGGTACTCCCTTAATTCTGGCTGAAGGCTTGCATGGAGTCAGGGCATTGAGAGCTGCATTTCCTGCCATCCCGATTGTGGCCGATCTAAAAACGATGGATGGAGGATACCTCGAAGCAGAAATGATGGCCAGGGCTGGTGCTACTCATGTAGTCGTCATGGCACGCGCGCACGAGGAAACTATCCGATGTGTGGTCAAAGCCGGTCGCGATTTTGGAATAAAAGTGATGGGTGACAATCTGGGTTGCCCTGACATGGTAGAAGCTGCCATCATGCTTGAAGATCTCGGCTGCGATTTTATAGTACATCATATTGGATACGACGAACGAAGAGGTATTGCAGCCCGGGGCCATCGAATGCCTAGCCCACTCGATCAATTACGTGAAGTAGTGCAAGCGGTAAAAATTCCGGTCCAGGCAGTGGGCGGGCTGAGTATCGAGCAGGCCATTTTATGTCCTACTTATGGAGCGCCATTGGTGGTACTTGGTGCTCCACTTACCATCGACGCTGATACTTTCAAAACAGCCAAAGGTGATCTGGAGTCATCTCTTAGATTGATTTGCGAAAAAATCCATGCTTATTCTTAA
- a CDS encoding zinc-binding dehydrogenase — protein MKSAAVVNYSPEPGSVEIRDVDRPTIGPEDVLLEVANVGVCGSDLHQWTSDHSWHVNYPIILGHEFGGHIIQVGDQVVGWKEGDRVVSETAAVIDHNNPMSRQGYYNLDPTRKGFGYGVNGAMTRYVCTPARCLHKIPDQLKFEQACLTEPCCVAYNAVVENSHIKPGDRVVVLGPGTIGILCAVMAKLCGAEVAIVGLETDHHRLAIARQHYGCETIIGDASPWAMSRDGMGVDCVVDAAGVSETLKIALQLVRPKGQITKVGWGPKPLDFSIDPLVQKNITLQGSFSHHWAIWERVIAMMASGQLDVMPIIGGVWGVSDWHEAFEKMHHREIIKSVLKPN, from the coding sequence ATGAAGTCAGCGGCAGTAGTAAATTATTCACCTGAGCCCGGATCAGTCGAAATCAGAGATGTCGACCGGCCAACGATCGGACCGGAAGATGTGTTGCTCGAAGTTGCCAATGTAGGTGTCTGTGGCAGCGATCTCCATCAGTGGACCTCAGATCATAGCTGGCATGTAAATTATCCGATCATACTCGGTCATGAATTTGGTGGGCATATCATCCAGGTAGGTGACCAGGTGGTTGGTTGGAAAGAAGGTGATCGCGTGGTCAGCGAAACGGCTGCGGTAATTGATCATAATAATCCTATGTCCAGACAAGGGTATTATAATCTTGATCCTACCAGGAAAGGATTTGGATATGGAGTCAATGGGGCAATGACCCGATATGTCTGCACCCCTGCCAGATGTCTGCACAAGATACCGGATCAATTAAAATTTGAACAAGCCTGCCTGACCGAGCCTTGTTGTGTAGCTTATAATGCTGTGGTCGAGAACAGTCATATAAAACCGGGCGACCGTGTAGTGGTGTTGGGTCCCGGTACGATAGGCATTCTATGTGCGGTGATGGCCAAACTATGCGGGGCAGAAGTGGCTATCGTAGGTCTCGAGACCGATCATCATCGCCTGGCTATCGCTCGCCAACATTATGGCTGCGAGACCATCATTGGGGATGCAAGTCCTTGGGCCATGAGCAGGGATGGTATGGGCGTTGATTGTGTGGTCGACGCCGCTGGTGTGAGTGAGACATTGAAGATTGCCTTGCAACTCGTACGACCCAAAGGTCAGATCACCAAGGTAGGATGGGGACCAAAACCTCTTGATTTCTCCATCGACCCACTGGTGCAAAAAAACATCACTTTACAGGGTAGTTTTAGTCATCACTGGGCGATCTGGGAGCGGGTCATAGCCATGATGGCCAGTGGCCAGTTGGATGTAATGCCGATCATCGGTGGTGTATGGGGCGTATCTGATTGGCACGAAGCATTTGAAAAAATGCATCATCGGGAGATTATTAAAAGCGTATTAAAACCTAACTAG
- a CDS encoding MOSC domain-containing protein produces the protein MALILSKILIYPIKSCGGISLSSSKAESRGLQYDRRWMLIDVIGRCITQRESSAMALMRIELHKDCLVVYHTDEVDDQILVPFLNAEELSNSPRLEVTLWDDICEAIVYPDFINKWFSNKINMDCRLVYMPDDSIRKVDPRYAADGEITSFSDGYPILLLGQASLDDLNQRMADPIPINRFRPNLVFTGGAPYQEDDIESFTIDKVQMKGVKLCARCNIPTINQDTGISKSEPTATLATYRLVDKKILFGQNVLIKNPGTIKIGDELVIH, from the coding sequence ATGGCACTAATCCTTTCGAAAATCCTAATTTATCCTATCAAATCGTGTGGAGGCATCTCATTATCCTCTTCAAAAGCTGAGTCCAGAGGTCTTCAATATGATCGAAGATGGATGTTGATTGATGTCATAGGTCGTTGTATTACCCAACGCGAATCAAGTGCGATGGCATTGATGCGTATAGAATTACATAAGGATTGTTTGGTGGTATATCACACCGATGAAGTAGATGATCAGATTTTAGTCCCTTTTTTGAATGCAGAAGAATTGTCTAATAGTCCACGATTAGAGGTCACATTATGGGATGATATTTGTGAGGCAATTGTATATCCCGATTTTATCAACAAATGGTTTTCAAATAAAATAAATATGGATTGTCGATTGGTTTATATGCCTGACGACAGTATTAGAAAAGTGGACCCCAGGTATGCCGCGGATGGCGAGATCACTTCATTCAGCGACGGATATCCAATTTTGCTTTTGGGCCAAGCATCCCTGGACGATTTAAATCAAAGAATGGCCGATCCCATTCCAATCAATAGATTCCGACCCAATCTTGTTTTTACCGGAGGCGCACCCTACCAGGAAGATGATATCGAATCTTTTACCATCGACAAGGTCCAAATGAAGGGTGTAAAATTATGTGCCAGATGTAATATCCCTACCATCAACCAAGATACCGGCATCTCCAAATCTGAACCTACAGCTACTTTGGCCACGTATCGGTTGGTTGATAAAAAAATTCTTTTTGGTCAGAATGTATTAATCAAAAATCCAGGCACCATCAAAATTGGGGATGAGCTGGTTATCCATTGA